In Chloroflexaceae bacterium, the following proteins share a genomic window:
- a CDS encoding Crp/Fnr family transcriptional regulator, whose protein sequence is MVTIDDLRAIALFASLDGPTLADTARRVRRCSFRPGQHIMLEGEPAPGLFMVLRGRVRLSRTAPDGREQVLAMVGPGEHFNPVPLFDGGPNPTTARAMSPVVCLLLPREDLLALIRRHPDLALAALSAMAGQLRELVTLVEDLAFRSVRARLARLLLAEAGEGAAELTHQELAERTGTVREIVGRALRRLAEEGLVRLERGRVIVLDPAGLARVVEE, encoded by the coding sequence ATGGTGACGATTGACGATCTGCGTGCCATTGCCCTGTTTGCCAGCCTGGACGGCCCGACCCTTGCCGATACGGCGCGCCGGGTTCGTCGCTGCAGCTTCCGTCCGGGGCAGCACATTATGCTGGAAGGCGAACCGGCGCCCGGCCTGTTCATGGTGCTGCGCGGCCGCGTGCGCCTCTCCCGCACTGCGCCCGACGGTCGCGAACAGGTGCTGGCCATGGTCGGCCCCGGCGAGCACTTCAACCCCGTGCCGCTCTTCGACGGCGGCCCTAACCCCACTACGGCCAGAGCGATGAGTCCTGTGGTCTGCCTGCTCCTGCCCCGCGAGGATCTGCTGGCCCTCATCCGGCGCCATCCCGACCTGGCGCTGGCGGCCCTGAGCGCCATGGCCGGGCAGTTGCGCGAGCTGGTGACCCTGGTCGAGGATCTGGCCTTCCGCTCGGTGCGCGCCCGCCTGGCCCGGCTGCTGCTGGCCGAGGCCGGCGAGGGCGCCGCCGAACTGACCCACCAGGAACTCGCCGAACGCACCGGCACCGTCCGCGAGATCGTCGGGCGGGCGCTGCGCCGCCTGGCCGAGGAGGGCCTGGTGCGCCTTGAGCGTGGCCGCGTCATCGTGCTCGACCCGGCGGGCCTGGCCCGCGTCGTCGAAGAGTAG
- the prpC gene encoding 2-methylcitrate synthase: protein MTTAKSTAGLAGVIAGETAICTVGQSGVGLTYRGYDIADLAANATFEEVAYLLIYGHLPNQKELTRYMRQMKKLRDLPAAVKAVLEQIPSSVNPMDVLRTGCSMLGALEAENRFHTPQQAADRLIATFPAMICYWYHYANNGKRIDTSTDEESLAGHFLAMLHREKPEEVFRKALDVSLILYAEHEFNASTFVGRTVVSTRADLHSAITAAIGALKGPLHGGANEAAMMLIQRFSNPDEAEAGVMDMLKRKELIMGFGHRVYKKSDPRSDIIKPWAERLSALVGEPMLYAVAERIEAVMRRERSLFPNLDFYSAVVYHCCGIPTELFTPIFVVSRTAGWAAHAFEQRQNNKLIRPSAEYIGPAPQPFLPLSDRP from the coding sequence GTGACCACTGCGAAGAGCACTGCCGGTCTGGCCGGCGTCATTGCCGGAGAAACCGCCATTTGCACCGTTGGCCAGAGCGGAGTTGGCCTGACCTATCGCGGCTATGATATTGCCGACCTTGCCGCCAATGCAACTTTTGAGGAGGTGGCCTATCTGCTGATCTACGGTCACCTGCCTAACCAGAAGGAACTGACCCGCTACATGCGCCAGATGAAGAAGCTGCGCGATCTGCCCGCCGCGGTCAAGGCGGTGCTGGAGCAGATTCCGAGCAGCGTGAACCCGATGGACGTGTTGCGCACAGGTTGCTCGATGCTCGGCGCGCTGGAGGCCGAGAACCGCTTTCACACGCCGCAGCAGGCCGCCGACCGGTTAATTGCGACGTTCCCGGCGATGATCTGCTACTGGTACCACTATGCCAACAATGGCAAACGGATTGACACCTCCACCGACGAGGAGAGTCTGGCTGGTCATTTTCTGGCGATGCTGCATCGCGAGAAGCCTGAGGAAGTCTTCCGCAAGGCGCTGGATGTGTCGCTCATTCTCTATGCCGAGCACGAGTTCAACGCCTCAACCTTCGTGGGGCGCACGGTGGTCTCAACGCGCGCCGATCTGCACTCGGCCATCACGGCGGCGATCGGGGCCTTGAAGGGCCCGCTGCACGGCGGCGCGAACGAGGCGGCGATGATGCTGATCCAGCGCTTCAGCAACCCTGATGAGGCCGAGGCCGGGGTCATGGACATGTTAAAGCGCAAAGAGTTAATTATGGGCTTCGGCCATCGCGTCTATAAGAAGTCTGACCCGCGCTCCGACATTATCAAGCCCTGGGCGGAACGGCTGAGCGCCCTGGTGGGCGAGCCGATGCTCTACGCGGTCGCCGAGCGCATCGAGGCGGTGATGCGGCGCGAACGCTCGCTCTTCCCCAACCTCGACTTTTACTCAGCCGTGGTCTACCACTGCTGTGGCATCCCCACCGAGCTGTTCACGCCGATCTTCGTTGTCTCGCGCACGGCGGGCTGGGCTGCGCACGCCTTTGAGCAGCGCCAGAATAACAAGCTCATCCGCCCCAGCGCCGAGTATATCGGCCCGGCGCCGCAGCCGTTCTTGCCGTTGAGTGACCGGCCGTAA
- a CDS encoding nucleotidyltransferase family protein: protein MIVHGILLAAGRSARMGRPKQLLLWQGRPLVRHVAEVALASRLAELVVVLGAYAEEVAGALEDLNGAVRRVRCVEYARGQATSLRCGLEALPSGVSAVVVLLVDQPRVTPELINRLIAAFEAAPEAVAVAPRYRGQRGTPTLLAERLFADVRALEGDLGARPVLARYADAVRWLDLDDPAVVEDMDTPEDYEHLVREAQ, encoded by the coding sequence ATGATCGTACACGGCATCCTGCTGGCCGCGGGGCGCTCGGCGCGCATGGGGCGGCCAAAGCAACTGCTGCTCTGGCAGGGGCGCCCGCTGGTGCGCCACGTGGCCGAGGTGGCCCTGGCAAGCCGCCTGGCGGAGCTGGTCGTGGTGCTGGGAGCCTACGCCGAGGAGGTGGCCGGCGCGCTGGAGGATCTGAACGGCGCGGTGCGGCGAGTGCGGTGCGTGGAGTATGCCCGCGGGCAGGCGACTTCGCTGCGTTGCGGCCTGGAGGCCCTGCCGTCCGGCGTCAGCGCCGTGGTAGTGTTGCTGGTTGATCAGCCTCGCGTTACACCGGAGTTGATTAACCGCCTGATCGCCGCCTTCGAGGCCGCGCCGGAGGCCGTGGCGGTGGCGCCGCGTTACCGGGGTCAGCGAGGCACGCCGACGCTTCTGGCGGAGCGTCTGTTCGCCGACGTGCGCGCCCTGGAGGGTGACCTGGGGGCGCGCCCGGTCCTGGCGCGCTATGCCGACGCGGTGCGCTGGCTCGATCTGGACGATCCCGCTGTCGTCGAAGATATGGACACGCCTGAGGATTATGAGCATCTCGTGAGAGAAGCTCAGTAG
- a CDS encoding NAD(P)/FAD-dependent oxidoreductase, giving the protein MYEVIVIGGGPSGVTAALRARELGATVALIERDRLGGICLNDAVVPTRVLARAARLARDAGQFPSYGLTGAAPALDFPGLLERVRQTIETVHYKKHLREHLRAAGVVVFETAGEARFLDPYTLALPAGERLEGERFIICAGGQSRRLDVPGNEHALSYRDIWTLERLPRSLVIVGGAATGCQLASIFAAFGCEVTLLETSPRLMGRADPLIGAELEQAFLRRGIQVVCGITGIERIERREAERVVHFTRSGAQHALSCDAVLLAVGWAGNIASLGLEAAGVECQGGYIVVDDTLRTSAPHIFAAGDITGRVMLVQSGSHEGRIAAENAVLEARRANSLAVVPHGGFTDPEYGSVGLSEDQARARYDCAVAVVPYSDLDRAVIDGVTHGACKLIVARDSGRLLGAHVVGVHALEIVQVVAAGMAAGMEVSQLADLEIAYPTYTAIVGLAARQLVRELGRVELAPSWRALSRLRATEWERSDTLRKRDRGPRGGEGPPV; this is encoded by the coding sequence ATGTACGAAGTGATCGTGATCGGCGGCGGACCCAGCGGGGTAACCGCCGCGCTCCGGGCGCGCGAGCTGGGCGCCACTGTAGCGTTGATTGAACGTGACCGGCTTGGCGGCATTTGTCTTAATGATGCTGTGGTACCTACCCGCGTGCTGGCGCGGGCGGCGCGCCTGGCACGGGACGCCGGGCAGTTCCCGTCGTATGGACTGACGGGGGCGGCGCCGGCGCTTGATTTTCCTGGGCTTCTGGAACGGGTGCGCCAGACCATAGAGACCGTCCACTACAAGAAGCACCTTCGCGAACACCTTCGGGCGGCAGGAGTGGTGGTATTTGAGACGGCGGGCGAGGCCCGCTTTCTTGATCCATACACGCTGGCGCTGCCCGCGGGCGAACGGCTGGAGGGGGAGCGTTTCATCATCTGTGCAGGCGGCCAGTCGCGCCGGCTTGATGTTCCCGGTAATGAGCACGCGCTCAGCTATCGCGACATCTGGACGCTGGAGCGTCTGCCGCGTTCGCTCGTGATTGTGGGCGGCGCCGCCACCGGTTGCCAGCTCGCCTCGATCTTTGCCGCCTTTGGCTGCGAGGTGACCCTCCTGGAAACCAGCCCGCGCCTGATGGGGCGCGCTGACCCGCTCATCGGCGCAGAACTGGAGCAGGCCTTCCTCCGGCGCGGCATCCAGGTAGTGTGTGGAATAACAGGCATCGAACGCATCGAACGCCGCGAAGCGGAACGTGTGGTCCATTTCACCCGTTCCGGCGCGCAGCACGCGCTCAGTTGCGACGCCGTGCTGCTGGCTGTGGGATGGGCAGGCAATATCGCGTCGCTGGGTCTGGAGGCCGCGGGCGTTGAGTGTCAGGGAGGCTACATCGTGGTGGATGACACCCTGCGCACCTCGGCGCCGCACATTTTCGCTGCGGGAGATATTACTGGCCGGGTCATGCTGGTGCAAAGCGGCAGCCACGAAGGCCGCATTGCGGCTGAGAACGCCGTGCTCGAAGCCAGACGCGCAAATTCGCTGGCCGTTGTGCCCCACGGCGGCTTTACCGATCCTGAGTATGGCTCGGTCGGGCTGAGCGAAGATCAGGCCCGCGCGCGCTACGACTGCGCAGTAGCGGTTGTGCCGTACAGCGACCTGGATCGCGCGGTGATTGACGGAGTCACGCACGGCGCCTGCAAGCTCATCGTTGCGCGCGACAGCGGGCGGCTGCTGGGGGCGCACGTGGTTGGCGTCCACGCGCTGGAAATCGTGCAGGTGGTAGCTGCTGGAATGGCGGCGGGCATGGAGGTGTCGCAACTGGCGGATCTGGAAATAGCCTATCCCACCTACACGGCAATCGTGGGGCTGGCCGCACGCCAGTTGGTGCGCGAACTTGGTCGCGTGGAGCTGGCGCCGTCCTGGCGGGCGCTCAGCCGGCTGCGGGCGACTGAATGGGAGCGCAGCGACACCCTTCGCAAACGCGACCGCGGCCCGCGGGGCGGGGAGGGCCCTCCGGTGTAG
- a CDS encoding putative sugar nucleotidyl transferase has product MTIIVFEDELWRNFAALIQARPVFELRCGAFSTRERSAAVAGMARPPECEVLGLGRSYLMGYYGPKEGMAAFLRVGEAIVLVNGRALDLSWLGRLLAEPLNTVYLAGATLLGARLSPALASAVLYFLREQAAADARDELLRFARAREIGPDEPPLLLRYPWDMITHCGEQLVRDLPALQQRLPLYTGDDPQVVVRGEHVYVAPSARLDGPLVLDARDGPVFIDAGAHIEPFSFIQGPVYIGAGTLIASARIRGETAIGPVCRVGGEVEASIIHGYSNKHHDGFLGHSWLGEWVNIGAMTTNSDLKNNYGHIRVVLEGLGQFDSGLIKLGCFLADHVKLGIGLHLTGGTVVGTGSNVFGLHSAPKNVPHFTWGGEVFREYRIDSMINVARTVMGRRKRQLAPEYEAVLRAAFERTRPVRGATPPPTPESEAALARAEAEALRV; this is encoded by the coding sequence ATGACAATCATTGTTTTTGAAGACGAACTCTGGCGCAACTTCGCTGCGCTCATACAGGCCCGCCCGGTGTTCGAACTGCGCTGCGGGGCCTTTTCCACCCGCGAGCGGTCCGCTGCGGTTGCAGGCATGGCCCGGCCGCCGGAATGTGAGGTCCTGGGACTGGGCCGGTCGTACTTGATGGGTTACTATGGGCCGAAAGAGGGGATGGCAGCGTTCCTGCGCGTGGGTGAAGCGATTGTGCTGGTCAATGGCCGCGCGCTCGATCTGAGCTGGCTGGGGCGACTGCTCGCCGAGCCGCTGAATACGGTCTACCTTGCCGGAGCGACGCTCCTCGGCGCGCGCCTTTCACCGGCGCTGGCCTCGGCGGTGCTGTACTTTCTGCGCGAGCAGGCCGCCGCTGATGCCCGCGATGAACTGCTGCGCTTCGCCCGCGCCCGCGAAATCGGCCCGGATGAACCGCCCTTGCTGCTGCGCTACCCTTGGGACATGATCACCCACTGTGGCGAGCAACTGGTGCGCGACCTGCCGGCCCTGCAGCAGCGCCTGCCGCTCTACACTGGCGATGACCCGCAGGTGGTCGTGCGCGGCGAGCACGTCTATGTCGCTCCCAGCGCGCGCCTCGACGGGCCGCTGGTGCTCGACGCTCGCGACGGGCCGGTGTTTATTGACGCTGGCGCGCATATTGAGCCGTTCAGTTTCATCCAGGGGCCGGTGTACATTGGCGCGGGCACACTGATCGCCAGCGCCCGCATCCGCGGCGAAACCGCGATTGGCCCGGTCTGCCGCGTCGGCGGCGAGGTGGAAGCCAGTATTATCCACGGCTACAGCAACAAGCACCACGATGGCTTCCTGGGCCATTCCTGGCTTGGCGAGTGGGTCAATATCGGCGCAATGACCACGAACAGCGACCTGAAAAACAACTATGGCCATATTCGCGTGGTGCTCGAAGGTCTGGGCCAGTTCGACAGCGGGCTGATCAAGCTGGGCTGCTTTCTGGCCGACCATGTCAAGCTGGGCATCGGGCTGCACCTCACGGGCGGGACGGTTGTCGGCACGGGCAGCAATGTGTTTGGTCTGCACAGCGCGCCCAAGAACGTGCCGCACTTCACCTGGGGCGGCGAAGTCTTCCGCGAGTACCGTATTGACAGCATGATCAATGTGGCGCGCACGGTAATGGGCCGGCGCAAGCGGCAACTGGCCCCGGAGTACGAGGCCGTGCTGCGGGCGGCCTTCGAGCGTACCCGGCCCGTTCGCGGCGCGACGCCTCCCCCGACGCCCGAGAGCGAGGCGGCTCTGGCGCGCGCCGAGGCCGAGGCGCTGCGAGTGTAG
- the prpB gene encoding methylisocitrate lyase: protein MKHHGAPGEHFRAAMAAERPLQIVGVINAYSALLAARAGFRALYLSGAGVANACFGLPDLALTTLSEVTEETRRITAACPLPLLVDIDTGWGGALMIARTTRELIRAGAAAIQIEDQIQAKRCGHRPNKAVVSTREMVDRLKAVLDARSESGLVVVARTDAVAVEGLDAAVERACAYAEAGADVIFAEAVTSLDDYRRFATTVPVPILANLTEFGMTPLFTTAELAEAGVGLALYPLSAFRAMSAAAMRVYESIRREGTQRSVLDGMQSRAELYEVLGYHAYEQQLDRLYAKEDGS from the coding sequence ATGAAACATCACGGCGCCCCTGGCGAGCATTTCCGCGCGGCAATGGCAGCCGAGCGCCCCCTCCAGATTGTCGGGGTCATCAATGCTTACAGCGCCCTGCTTGCGGCCCGGGCCGGCTTTCGCGCCCTCTACCTCTCGGGGGCGGGGGTGGCGAATGCGTGCTTCGGCTTGCCCGATCTGGCGCTGACAACCCTCTCCGAGGTGACGGAAGAGACCCGGCGGATTACGGCAGCCTGCCCGCTTCCGTTGCTGGTGGATATTGACACGGGTTGGGGCGGCGCCCTGATGATTGCACGGACCACGCGGGAGTTGATCCGGGCTGGCGCCGCAGCGATCCAGATCGAAGATCAGATCCAGGCCAAGCGCTGCGGCCATCGCCCCAACAAGGCGGTCGTCTCGACGAGGGAGATGGTCGATCGGCTCAAAGCCGTCCTCGATGCGCGCTCCGAGAGTGGTCTGGTCGTGGTGGCCCGCACCGACGCGGTTGCCGTCGAGGGGCTCGACGCCGCGGTCGAGCGCGCCTGCGCCTACGCCGAGGCAGGCGCCGATGTCATCTTCGCCGAGGCAGTAACCTCGCTCGATGACTATCGTCGTTTCGCTACGACCGTGCCCGTGCCCATTCTGGCCAACCTGACCGAGTTCGGTATGACCCCCCTGTTCACCACCGCAGAGCTGGCGGAGGCGGGTGTTGGCCTCGCCCTCTACCCCCTTTCGGCCTTCCGCGCGATGAGCGCGGCGGCCATGCGCGTCTACGAGAGCATTCGTCGCGAAGGCACGCAACGGAGCGTCCTGGACGGCATGCAGTCCCGCGCCGAACTCTACGAGGTGCTCGGGTACCACGCCTACGAACAGCAACTTGACCGTCTGTATGCGAAGGAGGATGGCTCGTGA
- a CDS encoding phosphoglucomutase codes for MSVRYRPYAQVWAAVVAADFTLDQVRRRGVGLARQLVERGLSCLVAYDTRFMGGLFARDLVALLQTHGVRASLAAAPVPLPAVYHALDQRVADTALCVSAGNQSYYINGLMLLADTAGLSLEPVDAAPPATVFPPTVEPPVEQIVDVRKVYLKALRDAVEIDLIRRTSLTIFVDAMNGPGAGIFPALLGENGQTRAIEINREPDPLFARVPPTPVEHNLSRLKKLVRESDSHLGLAISADGTAMALVDKHGEQLDPAETGMLLAAYLARQHRQRGTVIIPAPAAGTPLAGPANLTAWEDATGLKIEIAADPEAHLAKLLTRDRTAPVLVVTADGQFTLGRYARYPDGILAGLLCAEMVARSSGNLRELIDAQRKQLLQT; via the coding sequence ATGAGTGTTCGCTATCGGCCCTACGCCCAGGTCTGGGCAGCGGTGGTGGCTGCCGATTTTACGCTCGATCAGGTGCGCCGACGCGGCGTGGGCCTCGCCAGGCAGCTTGTCGAACGCGGGCTGAGCTGTCTGGTCGCCTACGATACGCGCTTTATGGGCGGTCTTTTCGCCCGTGATCTGGTGGCCCTGCTGCAAACGCACGGCGTCCGCGCTTCGCTGGCCGCCGCCCCGGTCCCGCTGCCGGCCGTGTATCACGCCCTCGATCAGCGCGTCGCTGATACGGCTCTGTGCGTCTCTGCCGGCAACCAGAGCTACTATATCAACGGCTTGATGCTCCTTGCCGACACCGCCGGTCTCTCGCTCGAACCCGTGGATGCAGCCCCGCCGGCCACAGTGTTCCCGCCGACGGTCGAGCCGCCTGTCGAACAGATCGTGGACGTGCGCAAGGTGTACCTCAAGGCGCTGCGTGATGCAGTTGAGATTGATCTCATTCGCAGGACGTCCCTGACCATCTTTGTTGATGCAATGAACGGCCCCGGCGCCGGCATCTTTCCGGCCCTGCTCGGCGAGAACGGGCAGACTCGGGCGATTGAAATCAACCGTGAACCTGATCCGCTGTTCGCCCGTGTGCCTCCCACGCCGGTTGAGCATAACCTCAGCCGGCTCAAAAAGCTGGTGCGTGAGAGTGACTCGCATCTCGGTCTGGCCATCTCTGCCGATGGCACCGCGATGGCCCTGGTAGACAAGCACGGCGAGCAACTCGACCCGGCCGAGACGGGGATGCTGCTCGCCGCCTATCTGGCGCGCCAGCATCGCCAGCGTGGAACAGTCATCATTCCGGCGCCCGCCGCCGGGACGCCGCTCGCCGGTCCGGCTAATCTGACCGCCTGGGAAGACGCGACCGGCCTGAAGATAGAGATCGCTGCCGACCCGGAAGCCCACCTCGCGAAACTCCTGACTCGTGATCGCACGGCGCCCGTCCTAGTCGTGACCGCCGATGGGCAGTTCACCCTCGGACGTTATGCCCGGTACCCTGATGGCATCCTGGCGGGCTTGCTCTGCGCCGAGATGGTCGCCCGGAGCAGCGGCAATCTGCGCGAGTTGATCGATGCTCAGCGGAAGCAGTTGCTCCAGACCTGA
- a CDS encoding ferredoxin family protein — protein MAYIIAEPCIGTKDASCVAVCPVDCIYEGEDQYYINPDECIDCGACEPECPVEAIFPDDSVPEQWKSYIEKNRNFFGA, from the coding sequence GTGGCGTACATCATCGCTGAGCCGTGTATCGGAACGAAAGACGCGTCGTGTGTGGCTGTCTGCCCGGTGGACTGCATCTACGAGGGCGAGGATCAGTACTACATCAACCCCGACGAGTGCATTGACTGCGGCGCATGCGAGCCTGAGTGCCCCGTCGAGGCGATCTTCCCTGATGACTCGGTCCCGGAGCAGTGGAAGAGCTATATCGAGAAGAACCGCAACTTCTTTGGCGCCTGA
- the selA gene encoding L-seryl-tRNA(Sec) selenium transferase: MTRLRDLPSVDRLILAARAELGDAAPQSLLREAARAELDAARRVLQHGEAPDPETLSLDALVRRVRARIEQWLAPSLRPVINATGVIIQTNLGRAPLSAEALAAMAAVGTGYSNLEYDLERGERGSRNVHLERLLTRLSGAEAAMAVNNNAAAVYLALIGLAAGREVIVSRGQAVEIGGGFRIPDVLRQSGAVLVEVGATNRTYARDYADAITERTALLLRVHSSNFRMIGFVHEPTLAELAEVGRAHGVPLLDDLGSGTFLPTTPYGLAPEPTVQESVAAGADLVTFSGDKLLGGPQAGLMAGRRELIERLRRHPLARALRVDKTTIAGLEATLRSYLRGRATEEIPVWRMIAAPLEMLRARATAVAAALSAAGLRAEVVACQSAVGGGSLPGETLPSAGVAVAPGATGAERCAARLRLGAPAIVARIVDERLLFDLRTVLAEDEPALVRRVIEAVGEG; encoded by the coding sequence ATGACCCGCCTGCGCGATCTCCCCAGCGTTGATCGGCTCATCCTCGCCGCGCGCGCCGAACTGGGCGACGCGGCGCCACAGTCTCTGTTGCGTGAGGCTGCGCGCGCTGAACTTGACGCCGCTCGCCGTGTCCTCCAGCACGGCGAGGCGCCCGATCCGGAGACCCTGTCCCTCGACGCCCTGGTCCGCAGGGTGCGCGCCCGCATCGAACAGTGGCTCGCGCCGAGCCTGCGCCCGGTGATCAACGCCACCGGCGTGATTATCCAGACCAACCTGGGCCGGGCGCCCCTCAGCGCCGAGGCTCTGGCGGCCATGGCGGCGGTAGGAACGGGCTACTCGAACCTGGAGTACGACCTGGAGCGGGGCGAGCGGGGCAGCCGCAATGTACACCTGGAGCGGCTGTTAACCCGGCTCAGCGGCGCCGAGGCGGCCATGGCGGTGAACAACAACGCCGCCGCGGTCTATCTGGCGCTGATCGGCCTGGCTGCCGGGCGGGAAGTGATCGTCTCCCGTGGTCAGGCAGTGGAGATCGGCGGTGGGTTTCGCATTCCCGATGTGCTGCGACAGAGCGGCGCCGTGCTGGTCGAGGTCGGCGCCACGAACCGCACCTATGCCCGCGACTACGCCGACGCGATCACCGAACGGACGGCGCTGCTGCTGCGCGTTCACAGCAGCAACTTCCGGATGATCGGCTTCGTGCACGAACCGACGCTGGCCGAACTGGCGGAGGTGGGTCGCGCGCACGGCGTGCCGCTGCTCGATGATCTGGGGAGTGGCACGTTCCTGCCCACCACACCCTATGGGCTGGCGCCAGAACCGACGGTGCAGGAAAGTGTGGCTGCCGGAGCGGATCTGGTGACCTTCAGCGGGGATAAACTGCTTGGGGGGCCGCAGGCCGGCCTGATGGCGGGCCGGCGCGAGTTGATCGAGCGGCTGCGCCGGCATCCCCTGGCCCGCGCCCTGCGAGTAGATAAGACCACCATCGCCGGTCTGGAGGCGACCCTGCGGAGCTACCTGCGGGGTCGTGCGACCGAGGAGATCCCGGTGTGGCGCATGATCGCCGCGCCCCTGGAGATGCTCAGGGCGCGCGCCACAGCCGTAGCGGCGGCGCTGAGCGCGGCTGGTCTCCGGGCCGAGGTTGTCGCCTGCCAGAGCGCCGTGGGGGGCGGTTCGCTGCCCGGCGAAACCCTGCCCAGCGCCGGAGTGGCGGTGGCGCCGGGGGCGACAGGCGCCGAGCGTTGCGCGGCGCGCCTGCGTCTGGGCGCGCCTGCTATCGTGGCGCGCATTGTTGATGAACGGCTGCTCTTCGACCTTCGCACCGTCCTCGCCGAAGACGAGCCGGCGCTCGTCCGGCGGGTGATTGAGGCCGTGGGTGAGGGGTAG
- a CDS encoding 2-phospho-L-lactate transferase CofD family protein yields MSILTLQFLPRPLRGVLLMLAGLGVLVFGIWRLSGVVVIPIPDPPTEGGDDLVLGYRRDTPPNITVLSGGPGLLVLSAIGDQVRRMTCIVPVQDPVEYYYRAASLFNMQNVYYVVPTPEPIGVIAELDDGTRMDVRRLNLDPTIAERHVERLFLEYDGAEPPRITRLAAEAIRDADAIVLGPGSLFESILPNLLIDELREAIARSPARKIYVCNLMTEPGRTTGFGVAEHIAAIKRFGGFAPDYVLVNAQRIDPEIYQLYAAANQSPVYLDPEEYEETTLLPGGKVTQQQVMIEGSVVIEADLASSVIQYTASLSNPTESRAVRVLRHDSQKLGQAILELIRRT; encoded by the coding sequence GTGTCTATATTAACTCTCCAGTTCCTCCCTCGCCCGCTACGGGGCGTGCTCCTGATGCTGGCGGGGCTGGGCGTGCTGGTCTTTGGGATCTGGCGCCTGAGCGGGGTCGTGGTCATCCCTATTCCTGATCCGCCAACCGAAGGCGGTGATGACCTGGTGCTCGGCTACCGGCGCGACACTCCTCCGAACATTACCGTGCTGTCAGGTGGTCCGGGGCTGCTGGTGCTCAGCGCGATAGGAGATCAGGTGCGCCGGATGACATGTATTGTGCCGGTGCAGGACCCGGTTGAGTACTATTACCGGGCCGCCAGTCTCTTCAATATGCAGAACGTGTACTACGTCGTGCCCACTCCCGAGCCGATCGGGGTCATCGCCGAACTCGACGATGGCACTCGCATGGACGTGCGGCGGCTCAACCTGGACCCGACCATTGCCGAGCGGCATGTGGAGCGACTGTTCCTCGAATACGACGGCGCTGAACCGCCCCGCATCACCCGGCTGGCCGCGGAGGCCATTCGTGATGCCGATGCGATCGTGCTGGGGCCAGGCAGCCTCTTCGAGAGCATTCTGCCCAACCTGTTGATTGATGAACTGCGCGAAGCGATTGCCAGGAGCCCGGCGCGAAAGATCTACGTCTGTAACCTCATGACTGAACCCGGCCGCACTACCGGGTTCGGGGTCGCCGAGCATATTGCGGCGATAAAACGCTTTGGCGGCTTCGCCCCCGATTATGTGCTGGTGAATGCCCAGCGCATTGACCCGGAGATCTACCAGCTCTACGCGGCGGCAAACCAGTCGCCCGTCTACCTTGACCCTGAGGAGTACGAAGAGACCACTCTGTTGCCCGGAGGCAAAGTCACCCAGCAACAGGTAATGATCGAGGGTAGCGTGGTTATTGAAGCCGACCTGGCTTCATCGGTGATTCAATATACTGCCTCGCTCAGCAATCCGACCGAGAGTCGCGCCGTGCGCGTGCTGCGCCACGACAGTCAGAAACTCGGCCAGGCTATTCTGGAGTTGATCCGGCGAACGTAA